The following coding sequences are from one Pocillopora verrucosa isolate sample1 chromosome 5, ASM3666991v2, whole genome shotgun sequence window:
- the LOC131786486 gene encoding adhesion G-protein coupled receptor D1-like, which translates to MSAVIDPPPKVLPENVTLVFKNMQVNRKKRTCVFWSFSEENFGSWSSEGCQTKMISNHYTECVCNHLTHFAVLMEFTDNADEGKDKTRSSGEHDKILTFVTRVGMALSLTGVILTIISYLQLTDRNSPLCHIRVSLTSCIGAGHIIFFAGIDSTANQATCVAVAALMQYFLMASFCWMLVEGIYIYLFVVKVYNITDKMHRYHGFCWGLPAIIVAVSLVIAAGNDGIETFVNDENCWMSSSNDVIWIFVSFVGFVSIINMTILVRVIKEVTTIQQVKDSPTEQIRLGVRACVVLAPLLGVTWLIGFLVPLHIAFSYIFVILNSTQGLFIFFFHCLGNSEIRGRFKRRVQKIHPSAFNQRPGDDRGNSQARQSHSDTGIPVQDQE; encoded by the exons ATGTCCGCCGTAATAGACCCTCCGCCCAAGGTTCTGCCGGAAAACGTCACATTGGTTTTTAAGAACATGCAG GTGAATCGCAAAAAAAGAACATGTGTATTCTGGAGCTTCTCTGAAGAAAA ctttgggaGTTGGTCAAGTGAAGGATGTCAAACAAAGATGATATCTAATCACTATACTGAATGTGTTTGCAATCATCTAACCCACTTCGCTGTGCTCATGGAATTCACCGACAATGCTGACGAAGGAaag GATAAAACTCGTTCGTCAGGTGAGCATGACAAAATACTGACATTCGTCACTCGAGTAGGGATGGCTTTATCTCTCACCGGAGTCATACTCACAATTATCAGCTATCTTCAGCTCAC AGATAGAAATTCACCTTTGTGTCACATACGGGTTAGTCTGACTTCCTGCATTGGAGCAGGCCATATCATCTTTTTCGCTGGGATCGACTCCACTGCAAACCAG GCTACTTGTGTAGCTGTGGCAGCTCTTATGCAGTATTTCCTGATGGCCAGTTTTTGCTGGATGCTTGTCGAGGGGATTTATATCTACTTATTTGTTGTAAAGGTTTACAACATTACCGATAAAATGCATCGTTATCATGGCTTTTGCTGGG GACTGCCTGCAATCATAGTTGCTGTATCTCTGGTAATCGCTGCAGGAAATGATGGAATCGAAACTTTTGTCAATGATGAAAA CTGCTGGATGTCCTCCTCTAACGATGTCATCtggatatttgtttcctttgttggaTTCGTCTCAATC ATTAACATGACGATCCTCGTGCGAGTTATAAAGGAAGTAACAACAATCCAACAGGTGAAGGATAGCCCGACTGAGCAGATCAG GCTTGGTGTCCGTGCATGCGTGGTGTTAGCTCCATTGCTGGGTGTCACGTGGCTGATTGGCTTCCTTGTGCCGTTACACATCGCCTTCTCCTACATTTTTGTAATCCTCAATTCCACTCAG ggattattcattttcttctttcactgcTTGGGAAATAGTGAG ATAAGGGGGCGTTTTAAAAGAAGAGTCCAAAAAATCCACCCAAGTGCATTTAATCAAAGGCCAGGTGACGACAGAGGAAACTCTCAAGCCCGTCAAAGTCACAGTGATACTGGGATTCCTGTGCAGGATCAAGAGTAA
- the LOC136280831 gene encoding uncharacterized protein → MDRLRQESSSGIKSLRVRSGGMNRIPYAFASIIHVVMFLLVVQSSWAMVERNHECVTAPFLKQSECTGSNCIGLLKSRWHRIKCFPFSTSGSKGLCSNWCHEVGTSTQPCFNALHKFSSDQIYFNNGDEKLKFEVVHCRSFEFKIRLKSMDPTFIANTTEGKNIATQPNINLTIKYAKQLFRTSIQR, encoded by the exons ATGGATCGATTGAGGCAAGAGTCTTCGAGTGGGATCAAGAGTCTTCGAGTGAGATCAGGAGGAATGAACAGAATACCCTATGCTTTCGCAAGCATAATTCATGTTGTGATGTTCCTTCTTG TTGTTCAAAGCAGCTGGGCAATGGTAGAACGAA ATCATGAGTGTGTAACTGCTCCGTTCTTGAAGCAGAGTGAATGTACTGGTTCCAACTGCATAGGACTTCTTAAGAGTAGATGGCACAGGATAAAATGCTTTCCGTTCTCCACCAGCGGTAGCAAAGGTCTATGCTCTAATTGGTGCCATGAAGTAGGGACATCGACTCAGCCTTGCTTTAATGCGCTTCATAAATTTTCTTCAGATCAAATCTATTTCAACAACGGCGACGAAAAACTCAAATTTGAAGTAGTACACTGCAGATCTTTCGAGTTTAAAATCAGGTTAAAATCGATGGATCCCA CTTTTATTGCAAACACAACTGAAGGaaaaaacattgcaactcaACCAAACATCAATTTAACCATCAAGTATGCAAAACAGCTGTTTAGAACTTCAATCCAAA GATAA